A DNA window from Xiphias gladius isolate SHS-SW01 ecotype Sanya breed wild chromosome 3, ASM1685928v1, whole genome shotgun sequence contains the following coding sequences:
- the rasd2 gene encoding GTP-binding protein Rhes, which produces MNATERLYLPVDGILAMFDSLTGHYLSHTAHPVLQSTALTPVLQHPKVSNISKTGMGIIKTVKGRWRQQDKRAVASRSSSSGNRQVSADRLPKRSVDLLELGLTKPRNCHRIVVLGAPRVGKTNILQRFLGGEFEERYEPTTEDFHRKLFHIRGEAYQIDLLDASSERDFPAKRRLSILTGDIFLLVFSLDDKDSFSEACELLSEVKAAKAKLLKMKSAAIVPAVVCGNKADLVAQRAVSRSQVEEILGEDVSFFEASAKDGSGLEGVFRALASVGGLPAETSPSRHRLLPILAYRSLCVGQRGRRGGRARGLGAPCAALDPLARRPSFTSDLRLVLGSSTKRSKPEKCQVQ; this is translated from the exons ATGAACGCAACCGAGAGGCTTTACCTTCCCGTTGATGGCATCCTCGCAATGTTCGACTCTCTCACCGGGCATTACCTATCACACACTGCGCACCCAGTCCTGCAGAGCACAGCCCTTACCCCGGTGCTCCAGCACCCCAAAGTCTCAAACATATCGAAGACAGGCATGGGCATCATCAAAACGGTTAAAGGGCGCTGGAGACAACAGGATAAGAGAGCGGTTGCAAGCAGATCTTCCAGTTCTGGCAATCGGCAAGTATCGGCCGATCGACTCCCAAAAAGGTCCGTGGATCTGCTGGAGTTGGGCCTGACCAAGCCCAGGAACTGTCACAGAATAGTTGTGCTTGGCGCGCCCAGAGTAGGCAAAACCAACATCCTCCAGCGGTTCCTGGGCGGAGAATTTGAAGAGCGCTATGAACCCACAACCGAGGACTTCCACAGAAAGCTGTTCCACATACGAGGAGAGGCATACCAGATTGATCTTCTGGACGCCTCAAGCGAGAGGGACTTCCCTGCGAAACGGAGGTTATCCATACTGACAG gTGACATCTTTCTGCTCGTCTTCAGTTTGGATGACAAAGACTCTTTCAGCGAAGCCTGTGAGCTGCTGAGCGAGGTCAAAGCTGCCAAGGCAAAGTTACTCAAAATGAAAAGTGCCGCGATCGTGCCGGCCGTGGTATGCGGGAATAAGGCGGACTTGGTAGCGCAGAGAGCCGTCAGCCGCTCGCAGGTGGAAGAAATCCTCGGTGAGGACGTCTCATTCTTCGAAGCCTCGGCCAAAGACGGTTCCGGACTGGAAGGCGTGTTCAGAGCCCTCGCCTCTGTCGGCGGACTGCCCGCCGAGACCAGTCCGTCACGACATCGGCTCCTGCCCATCCTCGCCTACCGGTCGCTGTGCGTCGGCCAGCGGGGCAGGAGGGGGGGCCGGGCGCGGGGACTCGGCGCGCCCTGCGCCGCCCTGGACCCCCTGGCGCGCCGCCCGAGCTTCACCAGCGACCTGCGGCTGGTGCTTGGATCAAGCACCAAACGCAGCAAACCAGAGAAGTGTCAGGTTCAATGA
- the rsad1 gene encoding radical S-adenosyl methionine domain-containing protein 1, mitochondrial has product MSRRPLLAARRALSPGLRGFSGGGTIEDGREWAGPPHLTKQASLYVHWPYCLRRCSYCNFNKYIPRENNYHILTDCLQRETETLLQLSRVSCVTSVFFGGGTPSLAHPSTIAALLETVSGQVTLSDEAEVTLEVNPTPVGMSKLEDYCRAGVNRFSIGVQSLQDDDLKILGRDHSSHQALQTIEEAQRLCPGRVSVDVMFGRPGQSVESWGSELSELLRVCDDHVSLYQLTLERGTQLFKQVQQGEVTVPDDDVTAQMYQCARRILHQNGFLQYEVSNFARNNGVSHHNMSYWKGRQYVGVGPGAHGRFVPFGEGGVLREARTQTLEPDVWIREVQQRGHGTRRRIRLSRRELLEEVLVMGMRMSEGINHKHWELFSPQLGLHEVFGTSGGVQELLQSGQLILDDRGLRCSWDGLALLDSILPALLVELETQILQRPHRDPSADGQTQKTSDPQ; this is encoded by the exons ATGAGCAGACGCCCGTTGCTCGCGGCCAGACGCGCCCTCTCCCCCGGTCTGCGCGGCTTCTCTGGCGGAGGAACAATTGAGGATGGGCGTGAATGGGCAGGCCCGCCGCATCTCACTAAGCAGGCGTCTCTCTATGTCCAC TGGCCGTACTGTCTCAGGAGGTGTTCCTACTGCAATTTTAACAAGTATATACCCAGAGAGAACAATTACCACATCCTGACCGACTGCCTTCAGCGGGAGACTGAGACATTGCTGCAGCTCAGTCGGGTATCCTG cGTCACCTCGGTGTTCTTTGGCGGCGGGACCCCGAGCCTGGCACACCCGTCGACCATCGCCGCGCTCCTGGAAACCGTCTCCGGGCAGGTGACTCTATCAGATGAGGCTGAGGTCACGCTCGAGGTCAACCCCACTCCAGTGGGAATGTCAAAGTTAGAGGATTACTGCCGTGCTGGGGTGAACCGCTTCTCCATTGGGGTCCAG TCCTTGCAGGACGATGATCTGAAAATTCTGGGGAGAGACCACAGCTCTCATCAGGCTCTGCAAACTATTGAGGAGGCTCAGAGGCTGTGCCCAGGGAGGGTGTCGGTGGATGTCATGTTCGGACGCCCCGGGCAGAGCGTCGAATCCTGGGGGAGTGAGTTGTCTGAGCTGCTGAGGGTGTGCGACGACCACGTGTCTCTGTACCAGCTGACGCTGGAGCGAGGCACCCAGCTGTTTAAACAGGTGCAACAAGGGGAGGTGACTGTGCCAGATGACGACGTGACGGCACAGATGTACCAGTGTGCCAGGAGGATTCTCCACCAGAATGGCTTTCTGCAGTACGAAGTGTCAAACTTTGCAAGAAAT AATGGAGTGAGTCATCACAATATGAGCTACTGGAAGGGAAGACAGTACGTCGGTGTCGGCCCAG GAGCACACGGGCGGTTTGTTCCTTTCGGGGAGGGAGGTGTCCTTCGGGAGGCCCGGACCCAGACTCTCGAGCCTGACGTTTGGATCCGTGAAGTCCAACAGAGGGGACACGGGACCCGGAGGAGGATTCGGCTCAGCCGTCGTGAACT ATTGGAGGAGGTGTTGGTGATGGGAATGAGAATGTCAGAGGGCATTAATCACAAG CATTGGGAGCTGTTTAGCCCTCAGCTGGGCCTCCACGAAGTCTTTGGTACATCCGGCGGTGTCCaagagctgctgcagagtgGACAGCTGATTCTCGACGACAG AGGTCTGCGCTGCTCGTGGGATGGACTGGCCTTACTGGACAGCATACTGCCAGCTCTGCTGGTGGAGCTAGAGACTCAGATCCTCCAGAGGCCACACAGGGACCCCAGTGCTGATGGACAAACACAGAAGACCTCCGACCCACAATGA
- the btr02 gene encoding bloodthirsty-related gene family, member 2: MDKRKKGPTTELRLMVVGSSGPSQFLLTNAILGREEFSKDITSISGSRKITGELAGRRVAVINGPNIYDKDISQAKRKMELRRSKCLCIPGPHAFLVAFDLEKISPNDIRTSRLMKERFGRHCLRHCMVLLVYEGNLEGAALEDKVQKTDWHLRELIEKYGGRFHIFSKNWRDRSRDMELLQKIEWMLASLGGGYFSSRTFQKAEDCVKKEEKRLRKQRAAEIEKAWTDMEKHYIAEELYHQKDAYTINVGAELRAKAEMDNGWLRTSLARGLGMGFVVGAVMGALVGCIEGPGGMVLYGIIGGAVGGSAGGTAQVAIKHMEERVAPPARLNFNSIFINRFFTAPRPRMASTIGLLPEKHFLCSLCRDIFTSPVTIPCGHSFCLSCLCHYWARHQSKYCPHCKRVFTDRPDLSVNRILADVSDNYRKTRPQKPSDEEMVIDVEQMIEERLQKIERLKYSLEVQKSSYLREVRESQRVFSALVNAMEKSHKAVVVAIEERQRDEEQRVETLVKELELEIQELSKEATESDPQIPVNGDQSDDTKQATSKIISTISLSDMKEWSKVTVETDPCVGVTRRALSHMMDKIKEEVNRLSKSELKRTEKYTVDVNLSAKTAHPFLSISDSRKQVRHTDKLREVPDHPKRFDRVANVLAKESFDSGRVYWEVEVGEKIEWSLGVVRQSINRKGKFTVCPANGFWTLSLKAGAQYVANTSPVTQLALEQRPRKVGVFLDHTEGRVSFYCAESGVHIYTFTDTFTDRLHPFFSPGRLHGGKNAAPLLICSSFCSI; the protein is encoded by the exons ATGGATAAGAGGAAGAAAG GACCCACTACTGAACTGAGGCTTATGGTGGTCGGTAGCAGTGGACCTTCTCAGTTCCTACTAACCAATGCCATACTTGGGAGAGAGGAGTTTTCTAAGGATATCACCAgcatttctggcagcaggaagATTACCGGAGAGCTGGCTGGTAGACGAGTGGCTGTGATCAATGGACCAAACATCTACGACAAAGATATATCTCAAGccaagaggaagatggagcTGAGAAGGTCTAAGTGCTTGTGTATCCCTGGTCCCCATGCCTTTCTTGTTGCCTTTGACTTGGAGAAAATTTCCCCGAATGACATAAGAACTTCCAGACTGATGAAGGAACGCTTTGGAAGGCACTGTCTGAGGCACTGCATGGTCCTCCTGGTCTATGAAGGAAATCTGGAGGGAGCTGCCTTGGAAGACAAGGTGCAGAAGACTGACTGGCACCTGAGAGAACTTATCGAGAAGTATGGTGGACGCTTCCACATATTCAGCAAGAACTGGAGAGATCGCAGCCGGGACATGGAGCTGCTGCAGAAGATAGAGTGGATGCTGGCCTCGTTAGGGGGGGGCTACTTCTCTAGCAGAACTTTCCAGAAGGCTGAGGACTGTgtgaagaaggaggaaaagaggctCAGGAAGCAGAGGGCGGCAGAGATAGAGAAGGCATGGACTGACATGGAGAAGCACTACATAGCGGAGGAGTTGTATCACCAGAAGGATGCCTACACCATCAATGTTGGAGCTGAGCTCAGAGCCAAGGCGGAGATGGACAACGGATGGCTCAGAACTTCCCTGGCCAGAGGGCTGGGGATGGGTTTTGTTGTGGGAGCTGTCATGGGGGCACTGGTTGGGTGTATAGAGGGGCCAGGAGGGATGGTTCTTTATGGGATCATAGGTGGTGCAGTTGGAGGATCAGCAGGAGGAACAGCCCAAGTAGCTATAAAACATATGGAAGAGAGAGTGGCTCCACCTGCCAGACTCAACTTTAATTCAATCTTTATCAATCGCTTCTTCACTGCTCCTCGACCA AGAATGGCCTCTACCATCGGCCTCCTCCCTGAGAAGCACTTTTTGTGCTCTCTGTGTAGGGACATCTTCACCAGCCCAGTTACCATACCCTGTGGACACAGCTTCTGCTTGTCCTGCCTCTGCCACTACTGGGCGCGACACCAGTCCAAATACTGCCCCCACTGTAAGAGAGTGTTTACTGACAGGCCTGACCTCAGTGTCAACCGCATTCTGGCAGATGTCTCAGACAACTACAGGAAGACCCGACCACAGAAACCATCCGATGAGGAAATG GTTATAGATGTTGAGCAAATGATTGAGGAAAGGCTGCAGAAGATAGAAAGGTTGAAATATTCTCTCGAGGTTCAAAAG AGCTCTTACCTCAGAGAGGTACGAGAGAGCCAGAGGGTCTTCTCTGCCCTGGTAAATGCCATGGAGAAGAGTCACAAAGCAGTTGTCGTTGCAattgaggagagacagagagatgaagagcagAGAGTAGAGACGCTGGTGAAAGAGCTGGAACTGGAGATCCAGGAGCTGAGCAAGGAGGCCACTGAATCCGATCCTCAGATTCCTGTAAACGGTGATCAAAGCGACGATACAAAGCAAGCTACCTCG AAAATCATTTCCACTATTTCCCTCTCTGACATGAAGGAATGGTCAAAGGTTACCGTAGAAACTGACCCTTGTGTTGGGGTCACCAGACGAGCACTGTCACACATGATGGATAAGATAAAAGAAGAAGTCAACAGGCTATCCAAATCTG AACTTAAGAGAACAGAGAAATACACAG TGGATGTCAATCTGAGTGCTAAGACAGCCCAtcccttcctctccatctcgGACAGCAGAAAACAggtgagacacacagacaagctTCGGGAGGTACCAGATCACCCCAAGCGGTTCGACCGTGTGGCAAACGTGCTGGCCAAAGAAAGCTTTGACAGTGGGAGGGTCTACTGGGAGGTGGAGGTCGGGGAGAAGATTGAGTGGAGCCTGGGTGTCGTCAGACAGTCCATAAACAGGAAGGGCAAGTTCACTGTCTGCCCTGCAAATGGTTTCTGGACTTTAAGTCTGAAGGCTGGAGCGCAGTACGTTGCCAACACCTCTCCTGTCACCCAGCTGGCTCTAGAGCAGAGGCCCAGGAAGGTGGGTGTGTTTCTGGACCACACGGAGGGCCGTGTGTCCTTCTACTGCGCAGAATCTGGAGTCCACATTTACACCTTCACAGATACCTTCACTGACAGGCTTCATCCATTCTTCAGTCCTGGTCGCCTGCACGGTGGCAAAAATGCTGCTCCCCTTCTCATCTGTTCCAGTTTTTGCAGCATCTGA
- the cldnk gene encoding claudin k: MATTGMQLLGLIMSIVGWVGGAIVCAIPLWRVTAFIGNNIVTAQIIWEGLWMNCIVQSTGQIQCKVYDSLLALPSDMQAARGLTVFSILLCGLALALGVLGVKCTKCIGVNSLKARIARISGALFAIAGFLYLVPVCWTAHSIIRDFYDPHVAAPHKRELGPALYIGWGASALLLIGGSLLYAGSSPPGIPGSPTFSSGESSPRRAPATQVKGYV; the protein is encoded by the coding sequence atggcaaccacgGGCATGCAGTTGTTGGGGCTAATCATGTCCATTGTGGGCTGGGTGGGTGGGGCGATAGTCTGTGCCATCCCCCTGTGGAGGGTCACTGCCTTCATCGGTAACAACATAGTGACAGCTCAGATCATTTGGGAAGGTCTCTGGATGAATTGCATTGTGCAGAGCACAGGTCAGATCCAGTGTAAGGTGTATGACAGCTTGCTGGCTCTGCCCAGTGACATGCAGGCTGCCCGCGGCCTCACTGTGTTCTCCATCCTGCTCTGTGgcctggctctggctctggggGTCCTAGGAGTCAAGTGCACCAAGTGCATCGGTGTGAACAGCCTCAAGGCCCGTATTGCTCGCATCTCTGGAGCCCTTTTTGCGATCGCGGGGTTCCTCTACCTTGTGCCCGTCTGCTGGACTGCCCACTCCATCATCAGGGATTTCTATGACCCACATGTGGCGGCTCCACACAAGCGTGAGCTTGGCCCTGCCCTTTACATTGGCTGGGGGGCTTCAGCCTTGCTCCTGATTGGGGGATCTCTGCTCTATGCTGGGTCAAGTCCCCCTGGCATCCCAGGCTCTCCCACCTTCAGCAGTGGAGAAAGTAGTCCTCGCAGGGCACCTGCCACACAAGTCAAAGGTTATGTCTAA